Proteins co-encoded in one Accipiter gentilis chromosome 5, bAccGen1.1, whole genome shotgun sequence genomic window:
- the REXO2 gene encoding oligoribonuclease, mitochondrial, which translates to MLGGSRAGLGRLRSCGGRLWRGRRRAAAMAGGGMGQRMVWVDLEMTGLDVEKDQILEMACLITDSDLNVLAEGPNLIINQPDELLDSMSEWCKEHHGKSGLTKAVKESKISLQQAEYEFLSFVRQQTPPGLCPLAGNSVHADKKFLDKYMPQFMRHLHYRIIDVSTVKELCRRWYPEEYEFAPKKAASHRALDDIRESIKELQFYRDSIFKRKTDEKKRKLIENGESDKTAS; encoded by the exons ATGCTGGGCGGCAGCCGCGCTGGCCTGGGTCGCCTGCGGAGCTGCGGCGGGCGGCTgtggcggggccggcggcgggcggcggccatGGCCGGCGGCGGAATGGGGCAGCGGATGGTCTGGGTGGATCTGGAG ATGACGGGCCTGGACGTGGAGAAGGACCAGATCCTGGAGATGGCCTGCCTCATCACCGACTCCGACCTCAACGTCCTGGCCGAg GGCCCTAACCTTATCATTAATCAGCCCGATGAGCTGCTGGACAGCATGTCTGAGTGGTGTAAGGAGCATCACGGGAAG TCTGGCCTTACTAAGGCTGTGAAGGAGAGTAAAATTTCATTGCAGCAAGCAGAGTATGAGTTTCTCTCCTTTGTACGACAACAGACACCCCCCGGTCTCTGTCCTCTCGCAG GTAACTCTGTTCATGCAGATAAGAAATTTCTTGACAAATACATGCCTCAGTTCATGAGGCATCTTCATTACAGGATCATTGATGTGAGCACTGTCAAAGAACTTTGCAG ACGCTGGTATCCAGAGGAGTACGAGTTTGCACCAAAGAAGGCGGCTTCTCACAG AGCACTTGATGACATCAGGGAAAGCATCAAAGAACTTCAGTTCTACAGAGATAGCATCTTCAAGAGGAAAACggatgaaaagaaaaggaaactaatAGAGAATGGGGAAAGCGATAAAACTGCCAGCTGA
- the RBM7 gene encoding RNA-binding protein 7 produces the protein MGAAAAEADRTLFVGNLDPKVTEELIFELFHQAGPVIKVKIPKDRDGRPKQFAFVNFKHEESVPYGLSLLNGIKLYGRPIKIQFRSGSSHASQDGNPSLSPHGAANTSPSGAPHPASNCSRYDRSPDGAVATGFSSAQRSLPSADNLQRQAVMNSAMWQQPQFGGKYEQPGFPVPAYQHTPHAFHPSPASQMPRRQEVPAQRKGRLSAHPYHPDSRHFGREQRFGERGPDYGRGKREEYGFEERGHDAEHHYRGGREEPAYEDRHRDGWSHDYDYRRESYREAKWHPSRH, from the exons atgggggcggcggcggccgaggcggATCGGACCCTTTTCGTGGGGAACCTGGACCCCAAGGTCACCGAGGAGCTCATCTTCGAGCTGTTCCACCAG GCGGGTCCGGTGATTAAGGTGAAGATCCCGAAGGACAGAGACGGCAGACCCAAGCAGTTCGCGTTCGTGAATTTCAAACACGAGGAATCGGTCCCCTACGGGTTGAGCCTGCTGAACGGCATCAAGCTGTACGGGAGGCCCATCAAAATCCAGTTCCGATCAG gGAGCAGTCACGCATCTCAGGACGGCAATCCATCTTTGTCCCCGCACGGAGCCGCCAATACCAGCCCCTCTGGCGCGCCGCATCCGGCATCAAACTGCAGCAG atatgACAGGAGTCCTGATGGTGCGGTAGCAACGGGATTCTCATCAGCGCAGCGGTCTCTGCCATCGGCCGATAACCTTCAGAGACAAGCAGTG aTGAACAGCGCCATGTGGCAGCAACCTCAGTTTGGGGGGAAGTATGAGCAGCCTGGCTTCCCCGTGCCTGCCTACCAGCACACTCCCCATGCTTTTCACCCCTCGCCGGCCTCCCAAATGCCACGGCGCCAAGAGGTGCCGGCCCAGCGCAAGGGCAGGCTGAGCGCCCACCCCTACCACCCAGACAGCAGGCACTTTGGCCGTGAGCAGCGCTTCGGGGAGCGGGGACCCGACTACGGCAGGGGCAAGAGGGAGGAGTATGGCTTTGAGGAGAGGGGGCACGACGCCGAGCATCACTACCGGGGGGGCAGAGAGGAGCCTGCCTATGAAGACAGGCACCGGGACGGCTGGAGCCACGACTATGACTACCGGAGGGAGAGCTACAGAGAGGCCAAGTGGCACCCGTCGCGGCATTAA